A portion of the Pogoniulus pusillus isolate bPogPus1 chromosome 6, bPogPus1.pri, whole genome shotgun sequence genome contains these proteins:
- the EEF1AKMT2 gene encoding EEF1A lysine methyltransferase 2 isoform X2 — MAVDGQPAGCPVGPGPGSRCGEEPFNPSVLGTKEHWDAAYERELQTFQDIGDAGEIWFGEESMVRIIRWLEKQKVPLDSSVLDIGTGNGVLLVELARSGYTNLTGIDYSPSAIQLSEKVREKEGMSHIKLKVEDFLAPSAELSGFEICIDKGTFDAISLNPDNAAGKRKQYVRSLCSVLKTEGFFLITSCNWTKEELLNEFREGFEVLEELPTPKFCFGGRIGNSVTALVFQRKKASPSILDKLD; from the exons ATGGCGGTggatgggcagcctgctgggtgCCCCGTGGGGCCGGGACCAGGGTCACGGTGCGGGGAGGAGCCCTTCAACCCCTCGGTGCTGGGCACCAAAGAGCA CTGGGATGCTGCATATGAAAGAGAACTGCAAACTTTTCAAGACATTGGAGATGCTGGGGAGATTTG gtttggagaagaaagcatggtGCGCATAATCAGGTGGCTGGAGAAACAAAAGGTCCCTCTTGACAGCTCTGTGCTTGACATTGGAACTGGAAACGGTGTTTTACTGGTTGAATTG GCAAGGTCTGGCTACACTAATCtcacagggattgattattctCCTTCTGCAATACAACTTTCAGAAAAAgtaagagagaaggaagggatgTCTCACATTAAATTAAAG GTAGAAGACTTCCTGGCTCCATCAGCTGAGCTCTCGGGATTTGAGATTTGTATTGACAAGGGGACATTTGATGCCATAAGCCTCAATCCTGACAACGCAGCAGGGAAGAGGAAGCAGTATGTGAGATCGCTCTGCAGCGTACTGAAAACAGAGGGCTTTTTCCTCATAACGTCTTGCAACTGGAccaaggaggagctgctgaatgAGTTCAGAGAAG GATTTGAAGTCTTGGAGGAGCTGCCAACACCCAAGTTTTGCTTTGGAGGAAGAATTGGGAACAGTGTAACAGCATTGgttttccaaaggaaaaaagcaaGCCCATCCATCTTGGATAAATTAGATTAG
- the EEF1AKMT2 gene encoding EEF1A lysine methyltransferase 2 isoform X1, which yields MRPFEALPLLRIRAIERSQFVLGGSPTEPPPDGQRSRVRQAPERRPRAAPLAAALYGAEELPGRAGLAWRWMGSLLGAPWGRDQGHGAGRSPSTPRCWAPKSSECWDAAYERELQTFQDIGDAGEIWFGEESMVRIIRWLEKQKVPLDSSVLDIGTGNGVLLVELARSGYTNLTGIDYSPSAIQLSEKVREKEGMSHIKLKVEDFLAPSAELSGFEICIDKGTFDAISLNPDNAAGKRKQYVRSLCSVLKTEGFFLITSCNWTKEELLNEFREGFEVLEELPTPKFCFGGRIGNSVTALVFQRKKASPSILDKLD from the exons ATGAGGCCATTTGAGGCACTACCGCTTCTCAGAATCAGAGCTATAGAACGCTCGCAATTTGTTCTGGGGGGAAGTCCTACGGAGCCGCCTCCCGACGGGCAGCGAAGCAGAGTCCGCCAAGCACCAGAGCGGCGGCCGCGGGCAGCCCCTCTGGCCGCTGCGCTCTATGGTGCTGAGGAACTTCCGGGGCGCGCCGGGTTGGCATGGCGGTggatgggcagcctgctgggtgCCCCGTGGGGCCGGGACCAGGGTCACGGTGCGGGGAGGAGCCCTTCAACCCCTCGGTGCTGGGCACCAAAGAGCAGTGAGTG CTGGGATGCTGCATATGAAAGAGAACTGCAAACTTTTCAAGACATTGGAGATGCTGGGGAGATTTG gtttggagaagaaagcatggtGCGCATAATCAGGTGGCTGGAGAAACAAAAGGTCCCTCTTGACAGCTCTGTGCTTGACATTGGAACTGGAAACGGTGTTTTACTGGTTGAATTG GCAAGGTCTGGCTACACTAATCtcacagggattgattattctCCTTCTGCAATACAACTTTCAGAAAAAgtaagagagaaggaagggatgTCTCACATTAAATTAAAG GTAGAAGACTTCCTGGCTCCATCAGCTGAGCTCTCGGGATTTGAGATTTGTATTGACAAGGGGACATTTGATGCCATAAGCCTCAATCCTGACAACGCAGCAGGGAAGAGGAAGCAGTATGTGAGATCGCTCTGCAGCGTACTGAAAACAGAGGGCTTTTTCCTCATAACGTCTTGCAACTGGAccaaggaggagctgctgaatgAGTTCAGAGAAG GATTTGAAGTCTTGGAGGAGCTGCCAACACCCAAGTTTTGCTTTGGAGGAAGAATTGGGAACAGTGTAACAGCATTGgttttccaaaggaaaaaagcaaGCCCATCCATCTTGGATAAATTAGATTAG